The Myotis daubentonii chromosome 19, mMyoDau2.1, whole genome shotgun sequence genome window below encodes:
- the XBP1 gene encoding LOW QUALITY PROTEIN: X-box-binding protein 1 (The sequence of the model RefSeq protein was modified relative to this genomic sequence to represent the inferred CDS: deleted 2 bases in 1 codon) yields the protein MVVVASAQSPAAGAPKVLLLSGQPAAAAGAPGGRNVPLMLPGQRGASSEAESGGPPLARKRQRLTHLSPEEKALRRKLKNRVAAQTARDRKKARMSELEQQVVDLEEENQKLLLENQLLREKTHGLVVENQELRQRLGMDALATEEEEEEEEETKGNGARPVAGSAESAALRLRASAAGAGPVVTPPEHLPMDSDSVDSSDSESDILLGILFNLDPVMFLRCPSPESTSLEQLPEVYPEGPSSLPAPPSPSLGTSSAKLEAINELIRFDHVYTKPLVLEMPSETESQADVVVKIEEAPSSPSEKDPPEFAVSVKEELVDDFIPELGIPDLLSAGHCLKPSSCLLDAYSDCTYEGSPSPFSDMSSLLGVDHSWEDTFANELFPQLISV from the exons ATGGTGGTGGTGGCGTCCGCGCAGAGCCCGGCGGCCGGGGCCCCGAAAGTGCTGCTTCTGTCCGGccagcccgccgccgccgccggagccCCGGGCGGCCGGAATGTGCCGCTCATGCTGCCGGGCCAGCGAGGGGCCAGCTCGGAGGCGGAGAGCGGGGGGCCACCCCTGGCGCGAAAGCGACAGCGCCTCACACACCTGAGTCCCGAGGAGAAGGCGCTGCGCAG GAAACTGAAAAACAGAGTTGCAGCCCAGACCGCCAGAGACCGAAAGAAAGCTCGCATGAGCGAGCTGGAGCAACAAGTGGTCGATTTGGAAGAAGAG AACCAGAAACTTCTGCTGGAAAATCAACTTTTACGAGAGAAAACCCATGGCCTTGTGGTGGAGAACCAGGAGTTAAGACAGCGCCTGGGCATGGATGCCCTGGctactgaggaggaggaggaagaggaggaagagaccaAG GGGAATGGAGCGAGGCCAGTGGCCGGGTCTGCTGAGTCCGCAGCACTCAGACTACGTGCA TCTGCAGCAGGTGCAGGCCCAGTTGTCACCCCTCCAGAACATCTCCCCATGGATTCTGACAGTGTTGACTCTTCAGACTCTGAG TCTGATATCCTGTTGGGCATCCTGTTCAACTTGGACCCAGTCATGTTCCTCAGATGTCCTTCCCCAGAGTCGACCAGCCTGGAGCAGCTCCCAGAGGTCTACCCAGAAGGACCCAGTTCCTTACCAGCCCCCCCTTCTCCATCACTGGGGACGTCATCAGCCAAGCTGGAAGCCATTAATGAACTGATTCGTTTTGACCACGTATATACCAAGCCCCTGGTCTTAGAGATGCCCTCTGAGACAGAGAGCCAAGCCGATGTGGTAGTGAAAATTGAGGAAGCACCTTCCAGCCCCTCAGAGAAAGATCCCCCTGAATTCGCTGTCTCCGTGAAGGAAGAACTTGTAGATGACTTCATTCCAGAGCTGGGTATCCCAGATCTCCTTTCAGCCGGCCACTGCCTGAAGCCATCttcctgcctcctggatgccTATAGTGACTGTACATATGAGGGCTCCCCTTCCCCTTTCAGCGACATGTCCTCTCTGCTTGGTGTAGACCATTCCTGGGAGGACACCTTTGCCAATGAACTCTTTCCCCAGCTGATAAGTGTCTAA